Proteins found in one Corynebacterium canis genomic segment:
- the purT gene encoding formate-dependent phosphoribosylglycinamide formyltransferase — translation MLTPEKIGTPLSQTATRVLLLGSGELGKEVAIAFQRLGVEVHAADRYQYAPAQQVAHYYYTLDMTDPVAIHELVARVKPDFIVPEIEALATGALVEVEAAGTTVIPTARATQLTMNREGIRRLAAERLGLPTSAYAFAGTYEEYQQGVAHMGFPCVVKPVMSSSGKGQSVVRSEGEMYAAWEYARSGGRVTGGRVIIERFVNFDYEITLLTVRSIDPATGDDATWFCEPIGHVQKDGDYVESWQPVQMSPIAMANARSVAARITGALGGRGVFGVELFVAGDDVYFSEVSPRPHDTGMVTMVSQRLSEFELHARAVLGLPIDVTCVSPGASAVIYGGVDKQSVEYSGLAAALAIEETDVRLFGKPEAHVRRRMGVALATAENTTVARGRARKAAGEVSVH, via the coding sequence GTGCTTACGCCGGAAAAGATTGGCACCCCACTTTCGCAGACTGCGACTCGCGTGTTGCTGCTTGGTTCGGGTGAATTAGGCAAAGAAGTAGCCATCGCGTTCCAGCGGCTGGGCGTGGAAGTCCACGCCGCGGATCGCTACCAGTACGCCCCAGCGCAGCAGGTAGCCCACTACTACTACACGCTGGATATGACCGATCCCGTGGCCATCCACGAGCTGGTGGCGCGGGTGAAACCCGACTTTATTGTGCCGGAGATTGAGGCCTTGGCCACCGGCGCGCTGGTGGAGGTGGAGGCCGCGGGTACCACCGTGATCCCCACCGCGCGGGCGACCCAACTGACCATGAATAGGGAAGGCATTCGACGCCTAGCCGCCGAACGCTTGGGGCTTCCCACCTCCGCATATGCATTCGCGGGGACATATGAGGAGTACCAGCAGGGAGTGGCGCACATGGGATTCCCGTGCGTGGTTAAGCCCGTGATGAGTTCCTCCGGCAAGGGCCAATCCGTGGTGCGCTCCGAAGGTGAAATGTACGCGGCGTGGGAATACGCTCGCAGCGGTGGGCGCGTGACCGGCGGCCGGGTGATTATCGAACGCTTTGTTAATTTCGATTACGAGATCACGCTGCTGACCGTGCGTTCCATCGATCCCGCCACCGGCGATGATGCCACGTGGTTCTGCGAACCAATCGGGCACGTGCAGAAGGACGGCGACTATGTGGAATCGTGGCAGCCGGTGCAGATGAGCCCCATCGCAATGGCGAATGCGCGTTCCGTTGCGGCGCGGATCACCGGGGCCCTCGGGGGCCGAGGGGTGTTCGGTGTGGAGCTATTCGTCGCTGGTGACGACGTGTATTTCTCCGAGGTATCGCCGCGACCGCACGATACCGGCATGGTCACGATGGTGAGCCAGCGCCTATCCGAGTTCGAATTGCATGCGCGGGCGGTGTTGGGATTGCCTATCGACGTGACCTGCGTGTCGCCGGGTGCTTCGGCGGTGATCTACGGCGGCGTCGATAAGCAATCCGTTGAGTACTCTGGGTTGGCGGCCGCGCTGGCGATCGAGGAAACGGACGTTCGACTCTTTGGTAAGCCCGAGGCGCATGTGCGGCGGCGCATGGGAGTGGCGCTAGCGACGGCGGAAAACACCACCGTCGCTAGGGGCAGGGCCCGTAAAGCGGCGGGCGAGGTGTCCGTGCACTAA
- a CDS encoding glycoside hydrolase family 76 protein, with protein MEEKWAHRADLAEAAINDRHARRLWGIPKTNLCVVCWPPTTRDNLFQHWHYWWQAHYLDCLVDAAQRRNTRLRQQRIKDTQRGIRVRNLRSWKHNRYYDDKAWLALAAHRAGLLRRQRFAKGLRALESDIFAGIDSLTGVLPWRTRETFYNVPTNGPAAIMMARLGDVEQARALTDWVFDNLIDDRGLVMDGIRLRMHGPEVVKDIHPYCQGVMIGACLEIADRLREESGVENQADFASVEGVEQVSPSMPYVIRIRELVQAVASEMATPAGVIDWQTGGGDGGLFKGILVRYLAEVAVRLSGDTKLNRATKKLASRLVIASAHSVWNHRLEVDGLPVFAADWTADAKLPRNTGPVGSSIAGAVTSSQVPERDLSVQLSGWMLMEAAAKVSNVTFGGDSEVSPR; from the coding sequence GTGGAAGAAAAATGGGCTCATCGCGCGGACCTCGCCGAAGCGGCGATCAACGATAGGCACGCACGCCGCCTCTGGGGCATACCCAAAACAAACCTCTGCGTTGTTTGCTGGCCGCCGACGACGCGCGATAACTTGTTCCAACACTGGCATTATTGGTGGCAGGCGCACTATCTGGATTGCTTGGTTGATGCCGCGCAACGCCGCAATACCCGGCTGCGGCAACAGCGGATCAAGGATACCCAGCGGGGGATCCGCGTGCGTAACCTGCGGAGCTGGAAACACAACCGATACTACGACGATAAGGCGTGGTTGGCGCTTGCCGCTCATCGCGCAGGTTTGCTGCGGCGGCAGCGCTTTGCCAAGGGGTTGCGGGCGCTGGAGAGCGATATTTTCGCAGGTATTGATTCTTTGACGGGGGTGCTGCCGTGGCGCACTCGGGAAACCTTTTACAACGTGCCTACGAATGGGCCGGCCGCCATCATGATGGCGCGGCTTGGCGATGTGGAGCAGGCCCGCGCGCTGACCGATTGGGTGTTCGACAACCTTATCGACGATCGCGGGTTGGTCATGGACGGCATCCGCTTGCGCATGCACGGCCCGGAGGTGGTCAAGGACATTCATCCGTATTGCCAGGGCGTGATGATCGGCGCCTGTCTGGAGATCGCGGATCGGCTGCGGGAGGAATCCGGGGTGGAGAATCAGGCGGATTTCGCCTCGGTGGAGGGGGTGGAGCAGGTTTCACCTTCCATGCCGTACGTGATCCGGATCCGCGAGCTGGTGCAGGCGGTGGCCAGCGAAATGGCCACCCCCGCCGGGGTGATCGACTGGCAGACAGGCGGCGGCGACGGCGGCCTGTTTAAGGGAATCCTTGTTCGATACCTGGCGGAGGTGGCGGTGCGGTTGTCCGGGGATACCAAGCTGAATCGCGCGACAAAGAAGCTGGCCTCGCGGCTTGTGATCGCTTCCGCTCACAGCGTGTGGAATCACCGTTTGGAGGTGGATGGGCTGCCGGTATTTGCCGCCGATTGGACCGCCGACGCGAAACTTCCACGCAATACCGGGCCCGTCGGATCTTCTATCGCGGGTGCTGTGACCAGCTCGCAAGTGCCGGAGCGGGACCTGTCCGTGCAACTGTCCGGATGGATGTTAATGGAAGCGGCTGCCAAAGTGTCCAACGTCACTTTTGGTGGCGATTCGGAAGTATCCCCACGTTAA
- a CDS encoding transposase, with amino-acid sequence MSVQIPPVDPDRTFTAEQRREIVLAHAETKHGLKGEFLRAAGVTPRQLYLWRRQLAAGTLDIGLTPRENIPMSDENIVEFSRLTQRNQELEALNAELGAERAKLETERAKWETARAKWETRHAKLEARIAELEKVVADKDAATTAHAKAVEAMGKAIAAMQKYTDR; translated from the coding sequence ATGTCTGTACAGATCCCTCCGGTAGATCCGGACCGGACGTTTACTGCGGAGCAGCGCCGGGAGATCGTGTTGGCCCATGCGGAGACCAAGCATGGTCTGAAGGGAGAGTTCCTCCGGGCGGCCGGGGTGACGCCGCGGCAGTTGTATTTGTGGCGGCGGCAGCTTGCGGCGGGCACGCTCGACATCGGGTTAACACCGCGAGAAAATATTCCTATGAGTGATGAAAATATCGTGGAGTTTTCTCGGCTGACACAGCGCAATCAGGAGTTGGAGGCGCTTAACGCCGAGCTGGGGGCGGAGCGTGCGAAGCTGGAGACCGAGCGCGCGAAGTGGGAGACTGCGCGCGCGAAGTGGGAAACACGTCACGCCAAATTGGAGGCGCGGATCGCTGAATTGGAAAAGGTGGTTGCGGATAAGGATGCTGCCACCACTGCGCATGCCAAGGCGGTGGAGGCGATGGGAAAAGCTATCGCCGCCATGCAAAAATATACCGATCGTTGA
- a CDS encoding adenylosuccinate synthase, whose amino-acid sequence MAAIVIVGAQWGDEGKGKATDILGGQVDYVVKPNGGNNAGHTVVVGGEKYELKLLPAGVLSENAVPMLGNGVVINLEALFDEIDGLEARGCNASRLRISANAHVVAPYHQVLDRVQERFLGKRAIGTTGRGIGPTYADKVSRVGIRVQDIFDESILRQKVGSALDVKNQILVKMYNRKAIVAEEIVQYFLGYAERLRPMVVESELELNRALDNGKHVLMEGGQATMLDVDHGTYPFVTSSNPTAGGACVGSGVGPTRITSSLGIVKAYTTRVGAGPFPTELFDKWGEYLQVTGGEVGVNTGRKRRCGWYDSVIARYASRVNGFTDLFLTKLDVLTGIGEIPICVAYDVDGKRYDEMPITQSEFHHAVPIYETMPAWEEDISGCKTFAELPQRAQDYVRRLEELSGCRISYIGVGPGRDQTIVIHDVMES is encoded by the coding sequence ATGGCCGCAATCGTAATCGTCGGCGCCCAATGGGGCGATGAAGGCAAAGGCAAGGCCACGGATATTCTCGGCGGGCAGGTCGACTACGTGGTCAAACCCAACGGCGGCAACAACGCTGGGCACACGGTTGTGGTGGGCGGTGAAAAGTACGAGTTGAAGCTACTTCCTGCGGGCGTACTCTCAGAAAACGCTGTGCCAATGCTTGGCAACGGCGTGGTGATCAACCTCGAGGCATTGTTCGATGAGATCGATGGCCTGGAAGCCCGGGGGTGCAACGCCTCCCGCCTGCGGATTTCCGCCAATGCGCATGTTGTGGCGCCGTACCATCAGGTGCTCGATCGGGTGCAGGAGCGCTTTTTGGGCAAGCGGGCAATCGGAACCACCGGCCGCGGCATTGGGCCGACGTATGCGGACAAAGTTTCGCGCGTAGGCATCCGCGTGCAGGACATTTTCGACGAATCCATCTTGCGGCAAAAAGTAGGATCCGCATTGGATGTAAAGAACCAGATCCTGGTGAAAATGTATAACCGCAAAGCCATCGTTGCGGAGGAAATCGTGCAGTACTTCTTGGGGTACGCCGAGCGGCTGCGCCCGATGGTGGTGGAATCTGAGCTGGAGCTGAACCGGGCGCTGGATAACGGCAAGCATGTGCTTATGGAGGGGGGCCAGGCCACCATGCTGGATGTAGATCACGGCACCTATCCCTTTGTCACCTCCTCGAACCCGACGGCCGGTGGCGCGTGCGTGGGGTCCGGGGTCGGGCCGACGCGCATCACCTCCTCGTTGGGGATTGTGAAGGCGTACACCACCCGCGTGGGTGCGGGGCCGTTCCCCACGGAGCTTTTTGATAAATGGGGCGAATACCTGCAGGTCACCGGCGGTGAGGTCGGGGTGAACACGGGCCGCAAGCGGCGCTGTGGGTGGTATGACTCGGTGATCGCAAGGTACGCCTCGCGCGTGAATGGGTTTACGGATTTATTCCTGACCAAGCTGGATGTGCTGACGGGGATCGGCGAGATTCCGATTTGCGTGGCGTATGACGTGGACGGCAAGCGGTACGACGAGATGCCCATCACGCAGTCCGAGTTCCACCATGCCGTTCCGATCTACGAGACCATGCCGGCGTGGGAGGAAGACATCAGCGGGTGCAAGACCTTTGCGGAGCTGCCGCAGCGGGCGCAAGATTATGTGCGCAGGCTGGAGGAATTGTCTGGGTGTCGGATTTCCTATATCGGCGTGGGGCCGGGCCGGGACCAGACGATTGTGATCCATGACGTGATGGAGTCCTAG
- the fbaA gene encoding class II fructose-bisphosphate aldolase, protein MPIATPEVYNEMLDRAKKGGFAFPAINCTSSETINAALRGFAEAESDGIIQFSTGGAEFGSGLSVKNKVKGALALAAFAHEAAKSYNINVALHTDHCQKEVLDEYVRPLIAVSQERVDRGELPLFQSHMWDGSAIPIDENLEIAQELLAKARAAHIILEVEIGVVGGEEDGVEAKAGANLYTSEEDFGKTIDALGTGENGRYLLAATFGNVHGVYKPGNVKLRPEVLDMGQKVAIKKLGLADGSLPFDFVFHGGSGSEKEKIEEALTYGVIKMNVDTDTQYAFTRPIVGHMFTNYDGVLKVDGEVGNKKVYDPRSYMKKAEQGMADRVVEACRDLHSVGTTLSK, encoded by the coding sequence ATGCCTATTGCAACCCCCGAGGTTTACAACGAGATGCTGGACCGCGCCAAGAAGGGCGGCTTTGCGTTCCCAGCCATCAACTGCACCTCCTCTGAAACCATTAACGCTGCGCTTCGCGGCTTCGCGGAGGCGGAATCGGACGGCATCATTCAGTTCTCCACCGGCGGCGCAGAGTTCGGCTCTGGCCTCTCCGTGAAGAACAAGGTGAAGGGCGCCTTGGCGCTGGCGGCTTTCGCGCACGAGGCGGCAAAGAGCTACAACATTAACGTTGCGCTGCACACCGACCACTGCCAGAAGGAAGTGCTCGATGAGTACGTCCGCCCGCTGATCGCCGTTTCGCAAGAGCGTGTGGATCGCGGCGAGCTTCCCCTGTTCCAGTCCCATATGTGGGACGGCTCCGCAATTCCGATCGATGAAAACCTGGAAATCGCTCAGGAGCTGCTTGCCAAGGCACGCGCAGCCCACATTATTCTCGAGGTAGAAATCGGCGTTGTCGGCGGCGAGGAAGACGGCGTTGAGGCTAAGGCCGGCGCGAACCTCTACACGTCCGAGGAAGACTTCGGCAAGACTATCGACGCCCTAGGCACCGGCGAAAACGGCCGCTACCTGCTGGCAGCAACCTTCGGCAATGTGCACGGTGTGTACAAGCCGGGCAATGTCAAGCTGCGCCCAGAGGTGCTGGACATGGGCCAGAAGGTTGCCATCAAGAAGCTCGGCCTTGCCGACGGTTCCCTTCCGTTCGACTTTGTGTTCCATGGCGGTTCCGGCTCCGAGAAGGAGAAGATCGAAGAGGCGCTGACCTACGGTGTGATCAAGATGAACGTTGACACCGACACCCAGTACGCCTTTACTCGCCCCATCGTTGGCCACATGTTCACCAACTACGACGGTGTGCTGAAGGTCGACGGCGAGGTTGGCAACAAGAAGGTTTACGACCCCCGCTCCTACATGAAGAAGGCCGAACAAGGCATGGCCGATCGTGTGGTCGAAGCCTGCCGCGACCTGCATTCGGTTGGCACCACCCTGAGCAAGTAA
- a CDS encoding TrmH family RNA methyltransferase has protein sequence MWALDKPGPTEWGTSVGVGPWAEEHPGEPLPTSPRFDAALLAEGDRRNVVDAYRYWTREAIVADIDARRHSLHIAIENFEHDANIGTVVRTANAFAVDTVHIVGRRRWNRRGAMVTDRYQHLLHHPDVNSLLAWAQAHGLTVVSIDNTPGSVPLETAELPEHCMLLFGQEGPGVTAAAREGSLMTCSIAQFGSTRSINAGVAAGIAMHAWIRQHADLSLAW, from the coding sequence ATTTGGGCCTTGGATAAGCCTGGCCCTACCGAATGGGGCACCAGCGTGGGCGTGGGGCCCTGGGCCGAAGAACACCCGGGGGAACCGCTGCCCACCTCCCCGCGTTTCGACGCCGCGCTGCTGGCGGAAGGCGACCGACGCAACGTTGTGGACGCGTACCGCTACTGGACCCGAGAAGCGATCGTCGCGGATATTGATGCGCGCCGGCACAGCCTGCATATCGCAATAGAAAACTTCGAGCACGACGCGAATATCGGCACGGTGGTGCGCACCGCAAACGCCTTCGCCGTAGACACCGTGCACATCGTGGGGCGGCGGCGGTGGAATCGGCGGGGCGCGATGGTGACCGATAGGTATCAGCACTTATTGCATCATCCGGACGTGAATTCCCTGCTAGCATGGGCTCAGGCGCATGGGCTGACGGTGGTGAGCATTGATAACACCCCGGGGTCCGTGCCGTTGGAAACTGCGGAGCTGCCCGAGCATTGCATGTTGCTGTTTGGGCAGGAAGGCCCGGGAGTGACCGCGGCTGCGCGGGAGGGCTCGTTGATGACGTGTTCGATTGCCCAGTTCGGTTCCACTCGGTCAATCAATGCTGGCGTGGCGGCAGGGATTGCAATGCACGCATGGATCCGGCAACATGCAGACTTATCACTCGCCTGGTAG
- a CDS encoding DDE-type integrase/transposase/recombinase — protein sequence MRGGRKLSPEQQADFDEFVKLEDHILELLAAAGYTQNAALKLLGLAKTTLYYRRHPRPKKPPQHPKAAPPKTISAPERQRIAALLRDGREQGLSVYKIFFSHVDSEEPLLGSLRTFYRVNNEIKTVPAPLRHGAPRAPQPPRIVTATRPGEVLCWDITWLPGSFMTKGFHLYTVLDLHSRKIVGHTVQLRQDKHIATDLIAQVIAAEQLNHAKVRVLHTDNGAVMTSTQMRQMLDANGVELSLIRPGVSNDNPFEESSHRTLKHHRYALTSYPNIKAAANTMASIIDAYNNHDPHSGLAGFTPQQVYTGEWKPLLKHRKAKEEIYYNTYPQRRPPRSMFQPPPATVGIKIGTPPPTPQNQVQ from the coding sequence ATGCGTGGTGGCCGGAAACTTTCCCCAGAGCAGCAAGCCGATTTCGATGAGTTCGTTAAGCTTGAAGACCATATTTTAGAGTTGCTTGCGGCGGCTGGCTATACCCAAAACGCGGCATTGAAGCTGCTTGGGCTTGCGAAAACAACCCTGTATTACCGGCGGCATCCGCGGCCGAAGAAACCACCACAACACCCAAAGGCCGCGCCGCCGAAAACGATTAGCGCCCCGGAGCGTCAACGTATCGCCGCATTGCTTCGCGACGGTCGTGAGCAGGGATTATCGGTCTATAAAATCTTTTTCAGCCATGTCGATTCCGAGGAGCCCTTGCTCGGCTCATTGCGGACGTTTTACCGCGTGAACAATGAAATCAAAACGGTGCCAGCACCGCTGCGCCACGGCGCGCCACGGGCGCCGCAACCACCACGAATAGTGACCGCGACACGGCCCGGCGAAGTCCTGTGCTGGGATATCACCTGGCTCCCCGGATCCTTTATGACCAAGGGATTTCACCTCTACACCGTGCTGGACTTGCACTCCCGTAAAATCGTCGGCCACACCGTACAACTGCGCCAAGACAAACACATCGCCACCGACCTCATCGCCCAAGTCATCGCCGCCGAGCAGCTCAACCACGCCAAGGTCCGAGTCCTGCACACCGACAACGGTGCTGTCATGACCTCCACCCAAATGCGCCAAATGCTCGACGCCAACGGCGTAGAACTCTCACTCATCCGCCCCGGAGTATCCAACGACAACCCTTTCGAAGAATCCTCCCACCGCACACTCAAACACCACCGCTACGCCTTAACCAGCTACCCCAATATCAAGGCCGCCGCCAACACCATGGCCTCCATCATCGACGCCTACAACAACCACGACCCACACAGCGGCCTCGCCGGATTCACCCCACAACAGGTCTACACCGGCGAATGGAAACCACTACTCAAACACCGCAAAGCAAAGGAAGAAATCTACTACAACACCTACCCCCAACGACGCCCACCACGATCCATGTTCCAACCACCACCAGCCACCGTCGGCATCAAAATCGGAACACCACCACCAACCCCACAAAACCAAGTACAATAA
- a CDS encoding phosphoribosyltransferase, with translation MAYHADSTELTKKEVLTWEGFGTASRELAAQIAASGFQPEIIIAIARGGLVPAGALSYALGVKLNDTMNVEFYTDVNETLPDPVLLEPLLDETSIAGHRLLVVDDVADSGRTLALVLKLLANQGAEVRTACLFAKSRAEISPDYVWKRTDEWIVFPWSEKPPVTG, from the coding sequence ATGGCATACCATGCAGATTCCACCGAACTCACCAAGAAGGAAGTGCTCACCTGGGAGGGGTTTGGCACCGCTTCCCGTGAACTCGCTGCACAGATCGCAGCCAGCGGATTCCAACCGGAGATCATTATCGCTATCGCCCGCGGCGGACTCGTCCCTGCGGGCGCTTTGTCGTATGCGCTCGGCGTCAAGCTCAATGACACGATGAACGTTGAGTTCTATACCGACGTCAACGAGACCCTCCCCGACCCCGTACTCCTCGAACCCTTGCTCGATGAAACCTCCATCGCCGGCCACCGCCTGCTCGTGGTCGATGACGTCGCCGATTCCGGCCGCACCCTCGCGCTTGTATTGAAGCTGCTCGCCAACCAAGGCGCCGAGGTGCGAACCGCATGTTTGTTTGCCAAGAGCCGCGCCGAGATTTCCCCGGACTACGTGTGGAAACGTACGGACGAATGGATCGTCTTCCCGTGGTCGGAGAAACCCCCAGTGACCGGTTAG
- a CDS encoding FAD-dependent oxidoreductase: MSRPLRVAIVGAGPAGIYASDLLMKSETPCTIDLYERMPAPFGLIRYGVAPDHPRIKGIVNSLHKVLDKPDLRLLGNVDVGSEVTVDELREFYDAIIFSTGATGDRDLDIPGADLEGSYGAGEFVGFYDGNPEFERSWNLDANKVAVVGVGNVALDVARILAKTGDELHVTEIPDNVYDTLKKNRAEEIHVFGRRGPAQAKFTPLELKELDHSPTIEVVVNPEDIDYDEASEAARRSSKTQDLVCNILEQYAMRDPKGAPHKLFIHFFETPVEILGEDGKVVGLKTERTELDGTGNVRGTGKFTVWPVEAVYRAVGYRSDAVTDVPFDSERAVIPNDGGHVIDPETGTAIPGLYTTGWIKRGPVGLIGNTKSDAKETTDILLGDWAAGVLEPAPQPDEDAVIEFLKSKNIAYTTWQGWHKLDAAERGLGEAEGRERKKIVEWDDMVSHARHDAE; this comes from the coding sequence ATGTCTCGACCGCTGCGCGTAGCCATTGTTGGGGCCGGCCCCGCTGGAATTTACGCCTCTGACCTGCTCATGAAGTCCGAAACCCCCTGCACCATCGACCTTTATGAGCGGATGCCAGCCCCCTTCGGATTGATCCGCTACGGCGTGGCTCCCGACCATCCGCGCATCAAAGGCATTGTCAATTCGCTGCACAAGGTTTTGGATAAGCCGGATCTGCGGCTCTTGGGAAACGTCGATGTTGGCTCCGAGGTTACCGTCGATGAGCTGCGCGAATTCTACGACGCCATCATTTTCTCCACAGGTGCCACCGGGGACCGCGACCTGGATATCCCCGGCGCGGACCTTGAGGGTTCCTACGGCGCCGGCGAATTCGTAGGCTTCTACGACGGCAACCCGGAGTTCGAGCGTTCCTGGAATCTGGACGCAAACAAGGTTGCGGTTGTGGGCGTGGGCAACGTGGCCTTGGACGTCGCCCGCATCCTGGCTAAGACCGGCGATGAGCTGCACGTCACCGAGATCCCGGACAATGTGTATGACACGCTGAAAAAGAACCGCGCCGAGGAGATCCATGTGTTTGGACGCCGCGGCCCGGCGCAGGCGAAATTCACCCCGTTGGAGTTGAAGGAGCTGGACCATTCGCCGACCATCGAGGTGGTGGTGAACCCGGAGGACATCGATTACGACGAAGCTTCCGAGGCCGCCCGCCGCTCCTCGAAGACCCAGGATTTGGTGTGCAATATCCTCGAGCAATACGCCATGCGCGATCCCAAGGGCGCGCCGCACAAGCTGTTTATCCACTTCTTTGAAACCCCCGTGGAGATCCTCGGCGAGGACGGCAAGGTGGTGGGCCTGAAGACGGAGCGCACGGAGCTCGACGGCACCGGTAATGTTCGCGGCACGGGCAAGTTCACCGTGTGGCCCGTGGAGGCCGTGTACCGCGCCGTGGGTTATCGTTCCGACGCCGTGACTGACGTGCCGTTCGATAGCGAGCGCGCCGTAATCCCTAACGACGGCGGGCACGTCATCGACCCCGAAACCGGCACCGCTATTCCGGGCTTGTACACCACCGGCTGGATTAAGCGCGGGCCTGTGGGCTTGATCGGCAACACCAAGTCCGATGCGAAGGAAACCACCGATATCCTGCTGGGCGACTGGGCCGCCGGCGTGCTGGAGCCCGCGCCGCAGCCGGACGAGGACGCGGTGATCGAATTCCTGAAGTCGAAGAACATTGCCTACACCACGTGGCAGGGTTGGCATAAGTTGGATGCCGCCGAGCGCGGCTTGGGCGAGGCGGAAGGCCGCGAACGCAAAAAGATTGTCGAATGGGACGATATGGTCAGCCACGCCCGCCACGACGCCGAATAG
- a CDS encoding GNAT family N-acetyltransferase, translating to MNHYFAVSHLSQLSALEVHKLYKLRVDIFVHEQRTPYAEIDDADAAPTTFHVLAWDSEKHLLATARLYPEQDRWHLGRVCVAKQYRGTGLGEETMHQTLRLAFEQDPARDVYLEAQEQHAEFYQKLGFRPIGDAFDWDGVPHIPMVLEKDALAKVFAN from the coding sequence ATGAACCATTACTTTGCTGTTTCTCATCTCTCCCAGCTCAGCGCCCTAGAAGTACATAAGCTGTACAAGCTCCGCGTGGATATTTTCGTGCACGAACAGCGCACGCCGTACGCGGAGATCGACGATGCCGACGCCGCACCCACCACCTTCCACGTCCTCGCCTGGGATTCCGAGAAACACTTGCTGGCCACCGCGCGCCTGTACCCGGAGCAGGATCGCTGGCACCTGGGCCGCGTGTGCGTGGCCAAGCAATACCGTGGCACGGGTTTGGGCGAGGAGACTATGCACCAAACCCTGCGCCTTGCGTTCGAGCAGGATCCGGCCCGCGATGTCTACCTCGAGGCCCAGGAGCAGCACGCCGAGTTCTACCAAAAACTAGGCTTCCGGCCCATCGGCGATGCGTTCGATTGGGACGGCGTTCCCCACATCCCCATGGTGTTGGAGAAGGACGCGCTAGCGAAGGTGTTCGCTAACTAA
- a CDS encoding FUSC family protein translates to MSAATSRIKQLAAVRIGAGFRRLNASRLYIIQVGLAAGLSYWVALNLVGHAQPFFAPMSTVIVLSTTGGERFRRSLELVAGVSLGVGLGDLMIAGVGTGVWQIAVAVTLAIAMGTFIDKGVLVANQAAFASILIATILPPGSSGGTDRMIDAFIGGMVGLVVMGVFPESPLRSGRKEIAKILGITASVLDRVAAALRTNDTEEIAAALASARGTQGGINAMIAAAKAGKESLDVSPLLWHQRRRVRSLIRILNPVDNAIRNTRVLARRALILAEDGDTVSEEQIEIIAELGAITRRLYELFDGKGQVMENTELPVLVRRLRVLGGKVGVDVAKGRVLSAHVILAQSRSLIVDLLQICGLSRRSAAAVLKPTSETPAQPPEVWDG, encoded by the coding sequence ATGTCAGCCGCAACTTCACGCATCAAGCAGCTTGCCGCAGTTCGCATTGGGGCTGGATTTCGGCGGCTTAATGCCTCCCGGCTGTACATTATTCAGGTGGGCTTGGCCGCTGGGCTTTCGTATTGGGTCGCGTTGAACCTAGTGGGCCATGCGCAGCCGTTTTTTGCGCCGATGTCCACGGTGATTGTGCTGTCTACGACGGGTGGCGAGCGGTTCCGGAGGTCGTTAGAACTGGTGGCCGGTGTGAGTCTCGGGGTGGGGCTTGGCGACCTGATGATTGCGGGCGTCGGCACCGGCGTGTGGCAGATCGCGGTGGCGGTGACGCTGGCGATCGCGATGGGCACGTTCATAGATAAGGGCGTGCTCGTGGCCAATCAGGCGGCGTTCGCTTCGATCCTGATTGCGACGATCCTGCCGCCGGGTTCTTCGGGTGGAACCGATCGTATGATCGACGCGTTTATCGGCGGCATGGTGGGCTTGGTGGTGATGGGCGTGTTTCCGGAGTCGCCGCTGCGCAGTGGCCGCAAGGAGATCGCCAAGATCCTCGGCATTACCGCAAGTGTGCTCGATCGCGTGGCCGCCGCTTTGCGCACCAATGATACGGAGGAGATTGCGGCCGCGCTCGCCAGTGCGCGGGGTACGCAGGGTGGCATTAACGCGATGATTGCTGCTGCGAAGGCTGGCAAGGAGAGTCTCGACGTCTCGCCCTTGCTGTGGCACCAACGCCGCCGCGTTCGCTCACTCATTCGCATACTTAATCCGGTGGATAACGCCATTCGGAATACCCGCGTATTGGCCCGCCGGGCACTCATACTCGCGGAGGATGGGGATACCGTTTCGGAGGAGCAGATCGAGATCATCGCCGAACTCGGTGCCATCACCCGTCGCCTTTATGAGCTTTTTGATGGCAAGGGTCAGGTCATGGAGAATACCGAATTGCCTGTATTGGTGCGGCGGCTGCGGGTGCTGGGCGGCAAGGTTGGGGTGGACGTCGCAAAGGGAAGGGTGCTATCGGCGCACGTGATTTTGGCGCAGTCGAGGTCGTTGATCGTGGACCTTTTGCAGATCTGTGGGTTATCGCGTCGGAGCGCCGCGGCGGTGCTAAAGCCCACGTCAGAGACGCCTGCGCAGCCGCCCGAGGTGTGGGATGGTTAG